The window AGCTATAAAGTCTTTTGCAATGGGTGAACTTGAGGCAAGAAAACTCAAGTATTCAACTACAGGGACAGAAGCTCTACTTATGGGAATCTTGATTGAGggtaagttttctttctttcttccatTGTTGATGCTCAATTTGTTCAACCCTAGACAGCAACCTTAGCCCTAGGATGTTTCATGCTTTTGAAATTTCTGTTTTAAATCCACTTTTTGAATCTACCTACATACATTTTTGGATtcaatttttttgtattttaggTGTTCCAAATTGGGTATTgtgtttcattttcttttcaattcaCTTTGTTAAGAACCCTAAATTGGGTTTTGTAGTTTGATTTGAGAAAGGTTGATTGAGAATTGTTTAAAAGGTTTAAGGTCATCAAAGGATTTTATTGCCatatttatagttataaaaCATAATCCTAATCATAAAGAAGATAACTTATATCCCTTTGAAACCATAATCCCCAAACTATAACCTAAATTCTAATCAATAGGTCATGGAGGCGAAAGTTCTGCTTGGTGTAAAATAATTGTAATCAATTAAACTTGGTCTGAGGGTTGAGTTGTTCAATTAACAAGGTTCAAATCATGTGTTCAAGACTTGATATTGTTAATGTTGGTATTGTAGAACTTTTTCTTCATGTATATGAAATGGATAATGTTTTTTCACTAACACTTTGATCAATTCTTACACATTCGAGGCCAATATATGCATGCACCTTATGGGGTCCTATTTAAAATACTTTTGTTCTGAATATGGATTCGGATATGGCAAAGAACGCCGATGAAATGTTTGAATGTGTCATACTAAGTTCAGATAGATCTCGTTTTCAAATGTGTTCCATCTGGATGAGGAGAAATCCGACAGAAATGGAGTTTTTCAATGAAGTCATTGTCCAGTATCCCTATTTATAAGGTTATATAACCTTGATTGGAAAACATAAACCCGAGAAAAGGCAAAAGAAGACTAGTGATTTTCATTCAACAATTTACCAATTCATCATGGTTAGATGGTTTGAGTTCTTCAATAATTCATGCCATGTGCGTGCTCCTTTGTATagatattttttctattattagaAGTCGCATTCACACAAACCTTGTAAATACAAacttttaacaataaaaaaacaattcattcAACATTTTTCACtacaataaaaaagaaagaaatctaATGTTTGTACCAATTTGCCTAAGTTTATTTGGCATATCTGAAATGAAGATAGCTATATATAATCATTGTGAAATTAACCCTTATGATTCTTGTTTAGGGACTAATGTGGCTGCTAAATTTTTGAGGGCAAACGGAATAACATTTCTTAAAGTGCGTGACGAAGCAAGCACTCTACTTGCGAAGGCCGACATGTATTATTTCAGTCCAGAACATCCACCTTTGACGGAAGATGCTCAAAGAGCTCTTGATTGGGCTGTTGATGAAAAGCTCAAATCTGGTAAAACCTATGTTCACATATCCTTTTCAATTGTGGTTAAAAATTTCTAAGAAGATTATCAAAAAAGTTAGAAAATGATTGTGACGACTGCTTGGCTTTATAAACCCGATAAAACTTTGAAATAGGAtcttcatattcggtatgttaATAACGGATTTTTGTACAGATGAAAACGGAGAAATCACGACTGCACACCTACTTCTAGGAGTGTGGTCTCAAGAGGAATCATCTCCTGGTCATAAGATAATGGCATCCCTCGGCTTCACCGACGAGAAAGCTAAAGAGCTTAAATCCTTAATTTCtgaaaccaaatttatttatgattaacAACTCTTTCAATAGAATCTAGGGATTGTGGCCGAAATTCTGTGTAAAATTTCATTCTGGCTAAAATGTATGGAATTGTTTGAGTAAAAAAGAGGTTTAGATTGAAGAGCATATTTCTTTTGTAAGATTGAGGGATTCAAATTGAAGAACTCTTTCCCAATTTTTTGCATATTTGTTTGCATGTTGTTTGGAAATTAGTATTTTGAAATCTCTTAAAAATTGTCAATAAAAAGTGAGTATgagtaatttataaaaattgaatgattttatttccatttggtataaaaatataattaaattagagttaatttttataaggtgaaaagtgaatgaaaaaagaataaatttttaaatcaaattattaaaaatgatttgacAAATAAATTTTAGCAAACATATTTGatgttatgttttttattttatgaataacaaataaacatgattaatttaaaattttagatttaataaataattttaaatttgtgattttaaattttataattatttttagttaactttctttctttttcttttttaatataaaatattaacctaatattttaaaattataaaattcattttaatttaagacgatttaattaactttaaattattttatatatagaaataataataataataataataatatataactaatattcttttaaaataaattcttacaaatttatataaattctcaattttacaACTTTACAAATAACGATTTTACTTAAATGATCGATCTTAACTGGTCTAACTTcgcataatttataatatttcatatttgttataaatgttaaaataaataaaataatttaattaattagatatttttttttatcaatttctaaCATATTAAGTAACTCAAGTAATAAAAGTAGTTATCAATAAATTCAAAGTTACTAAATcgatttttacttaaaaaaaatgtcattagTTAAagatgttaggatttgtatctcccaaatccgaccagcttgaaacaatatgtaaaaaacacaagaaagaagaacacaagaacacggatttatagtggttcactgaaattgagctacatccacttcagccaccaccagatttcactatgaagaagaaggaaaatacagagttttttgcctcacactttatctctagaattatgtctcTCTAAtgtaaacctaaataactttggtcaggcccaagcccaaaaccaaaaaaaaaagataaacccaataaactctaattaataatgtagagtttattataagtgtaggctccataactcaacaatctcccacttggagactaacttaatcatctctcgatcggtagtggctttccattcggtgtcttaacgaagaagactaactgaagttgcacacaacttcagtttctcatttgtcacagctttcgtcaacatatcagctggattctcactcccgggaatcttctcaagagttaatactccatcttctaaagctgaccggatgaaatgataacgaacctgtatatgcttcgttctgccatgataaacaggattctttgtcaaatgaatggcactctgactgtcgcatcgcaacacacttccctcgtagtcttgacccaattctcgcaaaaagggttgtaaccacatcatttccttagcagcttctatcacagcaacatactctgtctcacaactagaaagagcaacaatcttctgtaattttgaaacgaactgattgcagtacctcctagagtataaatgtaccttgttgtgctcttcctactatcaacatcaccaccattgtcggcatcaacatatcctttcaaacccatattagactttcgaaaacacaaagcgagacccgtacttcctcttaagtatcgtagtatccactttactgcttcccaatgttgtctacccaggttgctcatgaatctgctaacaactcccactgcatgtgctatgtctggtcttgtgaaaaccatcgcatacataatacaaccaatggaagaggcatacggaacagtggccatataatttttctcctcctctgttgaaggcgactgatctttagatagtctaaagtgactagctaagggggtagtaactggttttgcatcatacaagttgaacctgctaagaactttattcacatattcttcttgtgaaagcttgagaacttcttcatccctgaaaattctcatcccaaggatttgtttagtagtacccaaatccttcattgcaaactttttagataactctttcttgagcttgttaatctcatacaagcttgctccagcaatcaacatatcatcaacgtagaggagcagaataatgtacgatttatcaaatctcttgatataacaacaatgatcagcttcacaccttagaaaattgttacttttcatgaagctatcgaacttcttgtaccattgtcttggagcctgtttcaaaccatacagactcttctgaagcttacacacaagctcatcttttcctttgatttcaaatccttctggttgtcgcatataaatatcttcatctaaatcaccatgaaaaaaagtagttttgacatccatttgttgaagatgaaggtcttctttcacaaccaaattCAAAAtggttctgattgtcatcaatttaactactggagagaagatttcattgtagtcaataccttctttctattgaaatcctttcacaaccaaccttgccttgtacctcatggttttatcatgttcttctttaatcctgaagatccatttgttgtgaagtgctttctttccctttggtagcttagtgagctcccaagtctgattcaacatcaaagaatccatctcatctttcatagcagactcccacttaatcgattcatcagattgtattgcttcctcaaaACATTCaagttcacctctatctgtcaacaagatatagttcagagatggagaccacctctcaactggttttcgattccttgatgatcttctcaactgtataaccggtgtttgctgatttacctctggggccacgttctcaatgatttcatcttcaacaacacattattcttcttcgacaaccggtatatattcagctgaaaattctctcaaatcgactgtaccattctcttccaacttggaatcaccatctgatgtcttgccaacacaatctttgtagagaacctgttcattgaagataatatttctgctacgaatgatcttccgattttgattatcccaaaaacgataaccaaacttgatatcaccataaccaatgaaaaaacatttattagactttggatcaagcttgctcttatcacattcattaatatgaacatatgataaacaaccaaacactttcaaataagaaaggtttacctttttattgctccaagcttcttcaggattctgaattcaagaggaacagatggtcccctgtttatcaaatagtcaacagtattaatagcttctgcctagaaggttttaggcagccatgcatgcaatctcatgcttctagcacgctcgttcaatatttgattcattctttcagctactccattctcttgaggcgttcggggaacagtcttcatcatactgatcccattctcagcacaatactctttgaaatctgaattgatatattcatctccgttgtcggatctcaagcacttaactttctgatttgtttcattttcaaccaaagccttccacttcttgaaaatagcaaatacttcagatttgtgcttcataaagtaaactcatacttttcttgttgaatctcctataaaagtcacatagtagtatgatccgccaatagaagaaacaggtgcaggtccccacacatcagtgtgtaccaactctagtctttctttcttgagctccttcccagtttttaagaaactcactcgtttctgttttccaagaatgcaattttcacataactgatgttcaacagacttcagttctggaatctgtccattcttccaaagaattttcattcctttttcgctcatatggcccaacctccAATGCCACAATTCActattcttcgagtcatcaactacagcagcaacgatttctctgcaagttgaagtcgtgtataacgttccagttttgtgacctcgagcaacaacaattgctcctttagtcaccttccatgcaccatttccacaactgaaattgtgaccttcttcatcaagttgtgtaatagagatcaaattgcgcattaaacctgaaatgtgtctcaccttattaatcttccaaacagaaccatttttcatctttaatttgatgtcccccatgccaacaatattcagtggctcaccatctgcaatatatactttcccacagtttccagccacataattctccattaattctttatgagcagtggtgtggaaagacgctcttGAGTctaaaacccatgaatctatcgggctatcaacagacaaaagtaacgcatcagtgacagattctgaaacaacgttggctgcatcatttttatcatcactattTTTCTTcagtgctttgcagttcctctttaaatgaccctgtttaccataATTcgagcactcaaatgtccgcccagacttagactgactcctcctactccttgacatagatttgctcttacctcggttgaaatttctatcattacctctacccctgttttccacattcagagcagaacctttgaatgtttcaccagaatcaattttacgaacctcttcagcaagaatacgatctctaacttcaacaaatttcagtttagcatttccaactgaattactaattgctgccttcataggttcccaactatttggtagatatgctaacaaaatcagggcactaacttcatccccaaaatcaatctcaacagatagcaattgattcacaatagtattgaattcattcaaatgagtagtgacagaagtaccatcaatcattcttaagtaaaagagtcttttcattaagtgtaccttattgttagcagatggtttctcatacatatcagaaagaactttcatcagacccatggtggtcttctcctttgctacattatgagcaaccgtcttggctagcgtcaatcggacaactcccaaaacctgtctattaaggagttttcattcagcttcatccatcttctctggtttcttaCTCAAAGTAACATGAAGCTTTTTTCCATAAGATAATCTTCAAtttgcattctccagaaggcataatctgtcccatcaaatcttccaatcccatgtcatatattgttctcacttgccatcatttccaatgctcagatctagcctagcttctctgataccagttgttaggatttgtatctccaaaatccgaccagcttgaaacaatctgtaaaaaacacaagaaagaagaacacaagaacacacagatttatagtggttcactcaaattgagctacatccacttcagccaccaccagatttcactatgaaaaagaaggaatatagagttgtttgtctcacactttatctctctagaattctgtctctctaatgtaaacccttaataattacatatttataggttaaacattcaggtaataaatttaaataactttggtcaggcccaagcccaaaaaaaaaaaaaaagataaacccaataaactctaattaataatgtagaatttattataagtgtaggctccataactcaacaaaagAGAGTTATGATTGTcggaaatattaaaataataaaataattattcaataaaaaaacaaatattggaGGTagattatagttttttttttttttttagacaaAGACTAGCACAACTTCTAATTTTCTAAACAAGGATTGAATTTGAGACTTTTCTATTTATATcataataagttttaaaattatattttcaaaaaaagtcattatataacttaaatgaATGGTTCATATATAATCAGTGTACACATGACAAAATATTCAATGTAGCATAATTTAAATGTTGACATATTTGCATCACTTAGCCTTATAAAGGGCACATGATCCGCCCACTACTACAAATTGACATCAAAATCCCCCATACTTTGGCCATATGCATGTATAATGAATTATGATTTATATGactattatttcatatatatctttttgtattattttataaggaTGGCGGTGATTTCATAACAAACTTAATAACAATCCACCACATGTGTGTCaatgtaataataattgtaGTGTCTCACATGAATCTTAAAAATAAGGAATTCATCGTTaagattcatattttattaaaatgagatATCAAAATAGTAACAATAGTCGATGATCCGAGTAactaaaacaagaaaataaatcttgaaacatgaTCGTAAACAATCAATAAATTGACTAGAAacattacttgttttatt is drawn from Impatiens glandulifera chromosome 3, dImpGla2.1, whole genome shotgun sequence and contains these coding sequences:
- the LOC124930925 gene encoding ATP-dependent Clp protease ATP-binding subunit CLPT2, chloroplastic, producing MAAQMLSLQLYTPILSQSDSPSLQLPVYRFRPQGFHCSWLGIDNFSLRCSSLRVTPLSSRHHPISATVTLSLPTGNSERVSSKDELPKWSSKAIKSFAMGELEARKLKYSTTGTEALLMGILIEGTNVAAKFLRANGITFLKVRDEASTLLAKADMYYFSPEHPPLTEDAQRALDWAVDEKLKSDENGEITTAHLLLGVWSQEESSPGHKIMASLGFTDEKAKELKSLISETKFIYD